In Podospora pseudocomata strain CBS 415.72m chromosome 4, whole genome shotgun sequence, the genomic stretch TGGCCTCAGTTCATCGTGATTCTTGAGGCGGGTTGCTATGTATATCCATGGGAGGCTGATGTCGCAAGTATGTTTATATATATCCAAGGCTTTCCCTGAACTGGCTGCtgtcctccaactcctcgaaCCCATGTCATAGGATCAACACCCCATCTATGACCTCTCCGTCCCCGTGTAATCATCCCCAGACGCCATGTCCCCTTCTGTCAAAATCTCCAAGTAATGCTCAGAAAACTCCCGCTGGCTTTCCCCATTCTTCCGTTACTCCGTAGGTATCATCACGGGAACACAATGCTACTTCTGTTTTTTGGGtatttttctctcttttttttttttgttgttaGGTTGCTATCATCCCCGTATTTAGGCCTGAGACTTCTTGGccaaggcagcagcagcattggcATCGTGCTCGTCAATGTCAATGGCCTCCCAGGGGTAGCAGATCCACTCGTCGCCGACCGTCCTCGCGGCCCAGTAGCGGCCGTTGGTGATATCCTCGGGGAGGGTGCCGCGCTtttgcttgtccttgttctATTTTTCTGTCAGTCACCATTCACTTCACCTTCTCAGTCAAAGGGAAACCTTACATGAAGCACAAAAATTCCAAACTCAGTCTTCTCATCCACACCAAGCTtggccctcacctcctcgacatccttCTGGAGCTCCTTGACGGCGTACTCGAGCGTGGTCCTCGTGtcgtccacctcgtccaCGATCAAGATGCGCTTCCCGACCAGGTTCTTCATGGAGCCCAGCGCCGTGAGGTCGAGCCACTGGGTGCGCGTGACCTTGTGGCCGACCTGCTCGACAACCTGGTCGGCCGCGTTGGGGAGCTGCTCGTACAGGGACAGACCGATGGCCTGGATCGGGATGTTTGGGCTGCCGGGCTGCttgaggaaggagcggaGGATGCGGGCGGGGACGTAGCCGCCTCCGCCGATGGCGATCATGAGGTCGGGCTTGAActcggagaggatggggatggcggaCTCTTGGCAGAGTTTGTGTACCTTTTGGGGGAGGGCATGTTAGTGATGGTGTGGGGTAGTGTGGTGGACTGGGAACACAAGGTAGGTGGGCGGGTAAAAGAACGGGTAGACTAACATCGTTGTACGTGACGtagagcttctcgaccatcTTGACTGGTTTTCTTGGGTTTTTTGTGTCGGTGTTTGACCGTTGATGAGGGTCCTCGTCGGATACTTGGAAGGcaatggtgggggggggatttTATAAGTCGCGGTTTCAGGCGGGGTTATTTACGACGCTGCGATGATACCCGATAAGCGAAtgctcttctctctttcgGGACGTGGGAATTCACACGAGGGGGGTAATATTCAAAGTGTTCaaaagaagggagagggagaaagtAAGAAATTATCATTCAGAAAGCatgcaagaaaaaaagtttGGATCTGAAAATCAGTTGaaccccaccccaccaggGAATGGGATTGTTCCAAAAAAAATTCTGGAACCCCGCAGTCGTCCAAAACGGCTTTCCCCCGTCCGCCATCCCGCGCGCTTTTTTTTCGCGGTTGCTTGAGCCCAGGCCAGGGGTCCCCAGATGACGATGTTACCGAATGCGCTAACGGGAAGCGGCAGGTGGGTTTCAGCGGGACCTCTATATTTACGGCCTCCAGATTATACTTTCACGGCCTTCTAACCTCATTAGGTTCAACGTTGCAGATTTTACCCGTTTCTCCCCACAATACAAACCGCAGGTAAATTTGCGTGCAGCTTGTATGACTGTAAGACAGTGCCAGTCGTTCCTAGAAACCGATGCTGAGTTAGATTTTTGAAGGTTTGAGTGAGAGTCTTGATATTACGGCGGTGAAGGTGTagtggtgagggggtggtggtggtgtttgatgatgacagtggtggtggttacaaaccctaaccctttgtTTAACCCAGCGGCTCCCATTAATGGAAAAGGGCCCATTTTCCTGCCTTTTTTCTATATAATTTCTGGTCCTGGAGCATGCGCGTGTCGGCTGAAAATGAAAGGCAAAGTTCTGGAAATCAAATCGCTATGTTCATCGATGCAAATTGCAGCAAAAATTGGGTGCGTTTGACATCGTGCTGCATTTCCCCAACAGGTTAGAGACCACAAAAATATAATCCGTAGACCGTCGATATAGAGCTCCGGCGTTTCAGCGGCAGCTGAGTGGGTAAGCGGAGTTCGCCGATGACCTCTGTTTCAGTCTTAACatatgatggtgatggtaaCATCTTTTCACTCTACCGTTTTCCGCGTCGGACAGAACAGCCAACTCGTTTCCCGACGACTTCTTTTCCACAAGGAAAAGCAGCATAAAACTCAGCTCGATAGCACCAGTCCAGTATCCTTTGACCAGAGTCTCAACGAACCAGAAAAGCACGGTTATGTCAATGAGGGAAGAACTTGAGATATGCCAAAGACGTTGTTCGAGACGAGTAGGAAGGAATAGTCCCATCCCGTAAAGTGTACTGATGCATACAGCAGCGTTACAATACATGAGTACGAGCTCTCCTTCCATGTCAGTCGAGAAAGCTTGATGTCGCCAACATGGGTCAGTGGCAGAAGATCATAAGCGGATGAGAGGGCCATGACGATGTGTAGATTTCAAAGCACATTTTGATCTGAAGTCATGTTTAAAGTCCAGAGGGGTTAGTAGATAACAGTGCATTATTGCACGCCGTTTCTCTACAGCTAAATCTATCCCTCGAGTTGCCTTCCTACGCCTCACAACTTCTGAATATCATCCTGAGTGCCACTCTCCTTGGCCCCAACACGGCAACACCATCAAACAACTCACGACAGACTCAGTCGTAACCCCCATTAACAATGGCGgctccaccaacaccggcaGCCACAACCGACGCAACATCAAGGCAATTTCTCACCAACGTAGAGGTACCAGACTGGTACACCGACTCCTTCATTTTCAGCGCCCACCGCCCCGTCACTCATTCCGTCAAGTTCAATCATTTGCTTCACAATCTCTTCTCTGTACCCCACTTTGCTCTGCCACTCGCGTTCTTACCACGATCTATGGTACGTATAGACTACCTCGCCATTCTTGTCCAGATTCTGGGGTCGTTTGTGTCGGGTATTTATCTGGGGTATTATTGTGAGGCAAGGCTGCAGACGGTCTATGGGTCAATGGTATGAGTTCCTTCTTCACGCATCGGAGGGCTGAGGCTGATTACCCTGGCCCACAACAGATTGCCGGTTTATCGGTTGCCACAGGATTCATCGTGGTGAATCCGTATCTTCAGTCACCGAGATATCGGATTTTGAGAACCATGAGCTTCGTAGTGACTGGTTTCTCAGCCCTTACTCCGATAACTCACGCTGCTGTCATCTTCCCATATCACCAACTTGATAAGCAGGCTGGGTTGAGACACTACTACGTCGAGGAAGATATCGTCCTGATCGGCGTTGTGTTCTACATCGTAGGTTGCCCCTGTGTAACAGGCGAGCCGACGAGTTACTCACCATCACGTGTTTCTAGACCCGTTTCCCGGAAAGATGGAAGCCCGGAGTATTTGATTTCTAGGTGGCATCGCATCAGATATTCCATATTTTGATTGTCCTCTCCGCTGCGGCGGTGCATTTATATGGAATTAGGAGCGCGTTTGGATGGAATTATGAGAACCCCCAGATGCCCAGCAGAAACTTCACTGTAGCGAAGAAGGTAACACTAAGTAGTTAAGGTACCTATAATCCTAGCATTTCTCAAACACCATCCAAGCATTGTATGGATACTAAATGGATATGATACCAGCATTAAATGTCGCAATCCCAGCCTTGAATGTCAAAGTTCAAGCACTGAATGTCACAATCCTAGCATTGAATGTTATAATCCAAGTATTTAGCAATTTTAACCCCAGCATCAACGTTATATAACATATCTACCAGCTATCTTTTTAGGCCCTAATGATAGTAAACAATACCTCTTGACTATCACCTTATAGCGCATTGCTACTATCTTCCAAAGCATCGAGAATATCAAATATGCCTCTCGGTCTTCCTAGTAGGTATCCTGCTATCCATAAAGGGTTAAACATCATGAGCACAACTCTCTACCGTTTCCAGAGGTATCCTTATTTTCCGCCGAGTCCTTAAAATAATAAGCATATCTCTTGATCCTTTAAAACAATATCCCCCGCAGTTTTGCAGGCATCGAAGAATAACGAACACTCCTCTCGACAATGTTGAAAATGCCTCTGCAATCTTCACATGCTGTCGGAGAAAATGAAAACGCCCCTGACTGACTGGACAGACAGGCATTCTGCTATGGTAAGAGGCCTTTTTACCTAGTGACATGTCACATTGTGGTATGCTTCTGCTCATGTTTCATGTACTATGTTGGTTGCGTTATCAGTATTAGTCGGCACCTCTCTTATGATTTTTGGTAAGTTATCAGGAAGAATTCATAGCTCCGCAACTGAGGCTGCTCCAACATGCATCCTTAGAAAGTAATGCATATGGTAAACGCATGAAACCTTTAAATGCGAACGTATCTCACCATGTAGATGTACCGTCGTACCCCCACCTCTGTTACCTCACCCTACGTTACCCCACCTACCATGACCAAGCTCCCCTCCACTCTCCAACTTTACACATCTCACAAACAATCTCTCTTCAACATtatcctcaacacccccttcgtATTCCTTCCGCATCACAGTCTTTTCTCATTTCACCATGGACGAAAgagcctccctccccgtctccctcccagtccccaacccaaccacctcctacTGGCACACCCtaaccccacctcccctcacCCTATCACCCACCCACCGCTCAACCCCAGATCTCCCGTCTCGATGCGACACAGTAATCATCGGCTCAGGCATCTCAGGCGCAGCAATAGCTTACAACCTTCTCCAATCCCAtaatacaacaacaacaacctccccaccaaatatcctcctcctcgaagccCGCACCCTCTGCTCCGGCGCCACAGGCCGAAACGGAGGACACACCAAAGCAGCCTCCTACcgcaccttcctctcccacatctcctccctcggtCTAGACCAAGCGATCAAAATCGCGAGGTTAGagcacaacaacatcaaggcAGTGCATTCATTCGCCAAGACCAACAATATCCAATGTGATCTGTTTGAAGGGGATACAACAGACGTCATCTACGACGCGGCGCAATGGGACGAGGCAAAAGAAGCGGTGCACAAAATGAAGGAGGTTTTCCCTGGGGATGATCCAGTGGGACGGTATATTTTGCTagggaaggaggagctggaaagggACTACTTTGTTCATGATTATGATTATGaggggaaaagagaggaggTGAGAGGGGGAGTGAGGTATGCGGCCGGGGGGTTGTCGGCATATAAGTTTGttatggggttgttgaggtcaatggaggggaaggggttgaatgTTCAGGCCGAGACGGGGGTTAGCGAGGTAAagagggatggggaagggggcggatgggtggtgaagacggggaggggggaggtgagggcggggagggtggtgatggctacGAATGGGTATACTGCGGGGGTGATGCCGGAGGTGTTtcagggggtggttgtgccGTTGAGGGGGCAGATCACGGCGCACAGACCTGGGAGTAAGATGGCGAAGAAGGTGTGTTTGGACACGACTTATAGTTTTATTTATGAGGGGGGGTATGAGTACATGATTACGAGGCCGGAGGGGAGTGAGCTGGAAGGGGATGTCAtcatgggaggggggttggtgaggggggaggcggaggaggggttgagggagttTGGGGTGAGTGATGATTCGGGGTTGAATCAGGGGATAAGTGAGTATTTGAGAGAGACGACAGCGAGGTATTTtgggagggattggggggatgatgatgctgagggTCGGATAAGACAGGAGTGGACTGGGATTATGGGGTTCAGCCCGGATGGGTTTCCGTTTGTAGGGGAGGTTCCGAACCAGAAAGGGCTATGGGTGAGCACCAGCTTTCAGGGACATGGGATGGTGCTGTGCTGGATGTGTGCGGATGctttggtgaagatgatgagagggacggaggaggaggagctgaaaAAGTGGTTTCCGGACATCTTTAGGATTACGGAGGAaaggctgaagaagaggttcAAGGGGAGGCTGAGTTGAGTGATCATAGATGGCCACTTCACTTCAGGCAGATACATCATGGTGTGAATTGGAATCGGCATCTGTGAAGAGGGTCTAATTATGTATCGTCCGAGATTGGAGCGCTTGGGTTGCACGAGATCTATGCTTTGTCCATGGAGATAACGCGGAAATATGAGATTGGCGATGATCATTGCCTGCCCCCATTGGGCCAACCCCACTCGACATTGGCTGCCCCATTGAGCATTTTCCCTCACATCGAGTTTGCTGTTGACTGCTGTGGGATAGAAATAAATCGCTAGCTTTCCCCGTTTCCCGCCGTTCTGTCCTCGACTGTCCTCGATGATGATATGCATCGCTCCAGGCGCCCGGGTCCAGCACACACAGGGATGGTGCGCCGGGACTCCCGCAGCCGGGAGCCGAGCATGTGGACCTGGGTCCATCTCGGGCTGGGCTGCCCCACTCTTTTCAAGCGGCACTACCCTTGCCAAGACAAGAAACACTTAACCAAACTGCTGGGACAGAGGGGGAAACTCACCGCCATCCGTTGCCATCTGACCTTTTGACCTGCTGCCTGCTTTGTCAAGGGCACAGGGCAGGCAATGGTCCATCTTCACCGGGACATCACCTCCGACTGACCTCACCATTCATTTCCGAAAAAGTGCATAGCCTGGGCTGCTATTAAATGCCATGCCAAGGACCCCCTGGTGGCCAATATGTACCGCTCCACTCCCGCTTTGGGACCAGCTCACACCCTGACCCCATCGCGGCTGCAACATTGCACCAGAGGTCTGGTAAAAGAAAGAGGAACCGCCCCCCCCTACCCCTACCCCGGCCATCTGATTTTctaggtttttttttccagcTTACCACTCTCTCGGGTCCGTCCCTTACCGAGTATTTCGATCTAGCCTATCCCCTGACTTCATCCCCCTCTCTCACACTCGCGAGTTGGCTTCCCCCACCACACACGCATCATCTGTCACCACCAGCATGACGGGTGCCATACCCAAACCCGACGTCGCCATGTCACCAACAACGCCAaagacaaaaacaaaaccatTATCACCAGTACAGCCAAACCgaagcccccctcccttcagGCCCTCCACATCATCAAAAATGACAATCGAAACACTCCTCTCgcaagatgaagacgagctgctggcggcggttTGCACCGACTCAACAACAGGATTCTCGCTACTAGCAGCAGCGACAttggaaaaaggaaaagcgagggcggcgacgacgacgacgacaacatcaaACGACTCagccccatcatcccaaaTCAGCCCACGAGGCAGCCTCAATGAAAGCCCGACTGACTCGGCCGCCAACCTGGCGATAGAGGATATCGACAGCGTCAATTCGGATAGCTACCCGGCTTCGATGACGAGCTCGATCAAGGCTCATGTGTatgagggggggttgagatATCACGCGTACAAGAGCGGGAAGTACGCTTTTCCGAATGATGAGATTGAGCAGAACCGGGATGATATGAAGCACTCGAtgagtttgttgttgatgcagGGCGAGTTTTTCTATGCGCCGGTtaaggagaggttggaggagggggccgagGTGTTGGATCtgggtgagttttttttaCGTTTCGGGAATCAATTCATGTACGGCATGACCTCGGTCGAAATGGCAAAGGCAGGCAGGCTAGAGGGATGCAAAGGGGAGAGTTATGCTCTAGGAAGTCAGCGGTTGCTTCAACAAGGAAGCAAAATCAGACAATTCGTGGCCAGCCGGCTCCAGATTCATGTCGTCCATTCATGATGCCCGCTGTGGGCAGTCAAGCAACCAATCTTTCCTGTCCGTCGTTGCGACCAGTCATGTTTcacgaaaaagaaaaaaaaaagaaaatctcGAAGCTGACCAAGCTGTGTGTTACGGCAGGTACCGGAACGGGCATATGGGCAATAGAAGGTAAGTGGCTCAAAAAGTTTCCTTTGATTCATCGGTGCGGAAACTTGCAGGAACGGTAGTCGTCGATGAGTGCACACTGCAGAAGCATACTCACATGACAAGGGCAACCGCATCAATCACTTCCGAAAACACTGCTGACAACTGACTTTCTCTAGTCGGCGACAAatacccaaacaccacagTCACCGGCATcgacctctcccccatccagCCAAACTACGTCCCCGAGAACGTCCACTTCTTCGTCGACGACTTTGACGAAGAATGGGTCGACCCGGACGACAAGTACGACTTTATCCATATCCGAAATGTGATGCACTCCGTGACGGATACAAAAGCGCTGCTTTCGCGGGTGATGCGGTAAGCTTggatccccccctcccaccttcCACCATCTATCTGCATCTAACCCACCCCTGCTAGCCACCTCAAACCAGGAGGCTACATCGAAATCCAAGACCTagacatcacccccctctccgacgacgacaccctcacccccacgACCCCCTACGCCCTACGGGATTTTCTAAAATACATGGCCGCCGGGCTCGCAGCCCTGGGCTCGCACATGCACGCCGTCCACAAACTACCCGATGAGCTCGAAGCGGCTGGCTTCGAAGACATCAAGAAATCCAAACACAAAGCGCCCATAGGGATGTGGCCCAAGGACAAGAGGTTACGACTTTGCGGGCTGTTTTTGAGGACGGCGATGATGGACGGGCTGAGGGGTGTAAGCCAGAGGCCGATGGCGGCGTTGGGGTGGACGCCGCTGCAGATCGAGATGGTGTTGGTCAATGTGAGGAAGGCGTTGATGGATCCAAAGGTGCATGCGTATTTTACTTTTCATGTCATCTATGCTAGGAAACCGCTGCAGGCAGGAGGGTGTCCTGGGTCTGATGAACCATGACGACGTGAGGGGCCTATCCATCTGGAAATGAAATACGGCAAGCGCCACCGGAACTGTGTAAATAGGTGATGAAATCAAAGTATATTATTCATCATGCTGATTACATTATACACACCAACACTCTCCGCCCAACCGGACACGGAGACAGTGAACTGAAGCCTCAGTATCTACGAATCGCCGACTCGCCCCAGGAAACAGGAAGGTGTTCACTCTTATAAGAACTAGAGCACGGTCCTGCCTCATCCGCTTGGGCTGGGACTCCTACCAGCGGGAACTCGTCCACCGTCGACCTTCCCATCTCGCACTCTGCGCAAAGGCGGTATGCTGATGGTTGCCGTACAAAGACATGCTGAATGTACTGGCCACATTCACAACAGTGTTCACTcagggccggtggtgttgttgcttcTCCAGATTCTGCTGTGTTTGATAATGCGGGCGTGGGTGTGGGGAAGAAAGCTGCTTCCCagtctgatgatgatgcaggGGTTCGCACCCCGTTTGAATACGATGAGGCAGGTGTTGGCAACCCTGCGGAAGATGGGGGCGAGGAGGCAGCATCGGTTCGGGGCATGGTAttggtttgggaggtggcATTACTAAGTTGGGAGCTATCGTTGGCTTCGGAGGTgctatcaccaccacacatgGGGGCATTCATGCCGTTGCTTGTCCCGCTTCGAAGACCAAAGGTTTTGGCCATGACTTCCACCGCGGATTTCGACACAACCACAATGTCGCCATCGTCGGGCGGAATGCAGATGGATAACTCTGAGGATGGCAAGGCAATGGTGAAGAAAGACTcgtgtggtgatgatgacgaactGCTTTTCCCCAGGTCATCTGGCAAATCTGCAAGCCGCTTTTCTAGGCAGTTGATGTACTGCTGGTTTTGGCGATTCTGGGCTTTGAGAGCGTCGATGattgtgttgttggaatTGACTTGTGCTTCAAGAATGCGGATGCGGTTCAACGCCGTTGTGAGGGGGGCGCAAGAGAAGGggcttgaggaggggaatgtTTGGGGGACTGGTGGgtatggcggtggtgatcgTACCGCTGGTGTAGATTTGCGGTTGGAAGTTACCATGACGCCTGGTGCCAATGGTAGGTTGATGAGTGGGAATGGGAAAGTTTTCCTGAATGGAGTGTTGAGCTTTGAGTGAAAAATCAGTGCCTGCGTTTTTGTCTTGGATAGGTATAGCATATGGTCAGAGAGAGCTACGTCATTGTGATTGATCTAGATCGGTATACTTGAAACTTTGCATACAGCGTTTGTTGCTTGATTAAGGGAACGTGcatagataggtaggtaccttacTCTTTCCACATGCATGTTTCAAGTCCATGATCACCAACTACTGGCTGGCTCTTGGGATTGTTTCTTTAACATCGTTTCACGGTGACATCAAACACTCAATGGTATTTAAAAATGCAAAAATGGCACACAACATCCACCATTCAGCAGCGAATAATAGTCATCCAGCCGGAGGTCACAGCATAACATCGCACCTGAGCTCACAACACGGCAACCAAACGATCATTATAGGCCAGCATCAACCTCATTATCCCATTGCATCTCAAAGACGATGTACCTGACCCGGaaccacccatccacatcatcTCCCAAGCCCTGATGTCGCCTTTTCGGAAGATCCAGGAGGGCTCAGTATTAGTGATTTCAGGGCCGGAGTTGATGGGCATGAGATGGAAGTActccctcctcttgctcctccCAGTCGTAGCCGATCGCAACCCGGGTGCGGAGTTTTTATATCTTCGTGGTCCACCGATTTCCGAGAGGGCGCAGAAGGTCCCAAAAAGAGGCTGGAGATAAGGCGGATGGCATTCATGCTGGGTCGGTTGGATGAAAGGCGAGGTTTGAAGAATTCTGTCGAGGTTTGGAGTTTGGACTGGAATGTAGGTTGTCGGGGAGACTGTGCAGACGCTCCAATGCACTGAGGAAGATTGAGGGTAAGGTTTTGTATATGCAGGGCAAAtcgagagaagaagatgtcgTTGGAGCAGAAACTTGATGAAAGCGAGGGAATGGCAAAACGAGATGACACTAGTAGTAGATTCCCGATGGAATATTCGGCCTTTGGAAGATGTGCCTGAAGAGTCGGTTGTGAGGTTGAAGTGAACGGTGGATGTGGAATCTAAGTCGGGAAGAAGGCAATTAGGGGAGAGCTTAGACATGTGGTGGAGAAAT encodes the following:
- a CDS encoding hypothetical protein (EggNog:ENOG503P326; COG:S), producing the protein MDERASLPVSLPVPNPTTSYWHTLTPPPLTLSPTHRSTPDLPSRCDTVIIGSGISGAAIAYNLLQSHNTTTTTSPPNILLLEARTLCSGATGRNGGHTKAASYRTFLSHISSLGLDQAIKIARLEHNNIKAVHSFAKTNNIQCDLFEGDTTDVIYDAAQWDEAKEAVHKMKEVFPGDDPVGRYILLGKEELERDYFVHDYDYEGKREEVRGGVRYAAGGLSAYKFVMGLLRSMEGKGLNVQAETGVSEVKRDGEGGGWVVKTGRGEVRAGRVVMATNGYTAGVMPEVFQGVVVPLRGQITAHRPGSKMAKKVCLDTTYSFIYEGGYEYMITRPEGSELEGDVIMGGGLVRGEAEEGLREFGVSDDSGLNQGISEYLRETTARYFGRDWGDDDAEGRIRQEWTGIMGFSPDGFPFVGEVPNQKGLWVSTSFQGHGMVLCWMCADALVKMMRGTEEEELKKWFPDIFRITEERLKKRFKGRLS
- a CDS encoding hypothetical protein (EggNog:ENOG503PB59; COG:S); this encodes MTGAIPKPDVAMSPTTPKTKTKPLSPVQPNRSPPPFRPSTSSKMTIETLLSQDEDELLAAVCTDSTTGFSLLAAATLEKGKARAATTTTTTSNDSAPSSQISPRGSLNESPTDSAANLAIEDIDSVNSDSYPASMTSSIKAHVYEGGLRYHAYKSGKYAFPNDEIEQNRDDMKHSMSLLLMQGEFFYAPVKERLEEGAEVLDLGTGTGIWAIEVGDKYPNTTVTGIDLSPIQPNYVPENVHFFVDDFDEEWVDPDDKYDFIHIRNVMHSVTDTKALLSRVMRHLKPGGYIEIQDLDITPLSDDDTLTPTTPYALRDFLKYMAAGLAALGSHMHAVHKLPDELEAAGFEDIKKSKHKAPIGMWPKDKRLRLCGLFLRTAMMDGLRGVSQRPMAALGWTPLQIEMVLVNVRKALMDPKVHAYFTFHVIYARKPLQAGGCPGSDEP
- a CDS encoding hypothetical protein (EggNog:ENOG503NUQY; COG:T) → MAAPPTPAATTDATSRQFLTNVEVPDWYTDSFIFSAHRPVTHSVKFNHLLHNLFSVPHFALPLAFLPRSMVRIDYLAILVQILGSFVSGIYLGYYCEARLQTVYGSMIAGLSVATGFIVVNPYLQSPRYRILRTMSFVVTGFSALTPITHAAVIFPYHQLDKQAGLRHYYVEEDIVLIGVVFYITRFPERWKPGVFDF
- the HPT1 gene encoding hypoxanthine-guanine phosphoribosyltransferase (COG:A; EggNog:ENOG503P10X), which codes for MVEKLYVTYNDVHKLCQESAIPILSEFKPDLMIAIGGGGYVPARILRSFLKQPGSPNIPIQAIGLSLYEQLPNAADQVVEQVGHKVTRTQWLDLTALGSMKNLVGKRILIVDEVDDTRTTLEYAVKELQKDVEEVRAKLGVDEKTEFGIFVLHNKDKQKRGTLPEDITNGRYWAARTVGDEWICYPWEAIDIDEHDANAAAALAKKSQA